One genomic segment of Borrelia coriaceae includes these proteins:
- a CDS encoding glycosyltransferase family 2 protein — protein sequence MYKYKVSVIICFFNSDSTLEVMIKSALNQTLRDKEIIFVNDGSYDNSLKIVQKYADQYDFVKIINQKNLGIAASRNNGLEESEGEYIIYWDSDDSVESTMLEVLYNRAKADNSDVVCSQFYVYFLARNVKRKSALPFPNTPITGEEAFKNLLLTVFASFCKKNFVVGTLWDKLIRRDLIVKNNIRVANVILEDIIFMLNVFLKADKVSFVNNYFYTNFQWVGSASSSISVISRLNLSLKTLENFLKEEGVFEKYFEYYKKFYLQLYYYVSFKQIYIISWHIKDRLIYKAHKAKLISVLNEVKNSKEFQNYYASLKGSRFSQLQILPRVMLKVWNFSASLYVNFSIFIYRAFLKN from the coding sequence ATGTATAAGTACAAGGTCTCTGTGATTATTTGTTTTTTTAATTCTGATAGTACCCTTGAAGTTATGATAAAAAGTGCTCTTAATCAGACATTAAGAGACAAAGAAATCATATTTGTGAATGATGGTTCTTACGATAATAGTCTAAAGATAGTGCAAAAATATGCTGATCAATATGATTTTGTGAAAATTATTAATCAAAAAAATCTAGGAATAGCTGCTTCTAGAAATAATGGACTTGAAGAGTCTGAAGGAGAATATATAATTTATTGGGATAGTGATGATTCTGTTGAGAGTACTATGCTTGAGGTGTTATATAATAGGGCAAAAGCTGATAATTCAGATGTTGTTTGTTCTCAATTTTATGTTTACTTTCTTGCAAGAAATGTTAAAAGAAAATCCGCGCTTCCTTTTCCAAATACTCCAATAACTGGAGAAGAGGCTTTTAAGAATTTATTATTAACTGTTTTTGCTAGCTTTTGCAAAAAAAATTTTGTTGTGGGTACATTATGGGATAAGCTAATTCGGAGAGATTTAATTGTAAAAAATAATATTAGAGTAGCTAATGTGATATTAGAAGATATAATCTTCATGCTTAATGTCTTTTTGAAAGCAGATAAAGTTTCTTTTGTAAATAATTATTTTTATACTAATTTCCAATGGGTAGGAAGCGCCAGTTCATCAATTAGTGTAATTAGTAGGCTTAATTTATCCCTTAAGACTTTAGAGAATTTTTTAAAAGAAGAAGGAGTTTTTGAAAAATATTTTGAATATTATAAAAAGTTTTATTTGCAACTTTATTATTATGTTTCTTTTAAACAGATTTATATTATAAGTTGGCACATTAAGGATCGGCTTATTTATAAGGCTCATAAAGCTAAACTTATTTCTGTTCTTAATGAAGTTAAAAATTCCAAGGAGTTTCAAAATTATTATGCAAGTCTTAAAGGCTCCAGGTTTAGTCAGCTTCAAATTTTGCCAAGAGTTATGCTTAAAGTTTGGAATTTTAGTGCGAGCCTTTATGTGAATTTTTCTATATTTATTTATAGGGCTTTTTTAAAAAATTAG
- the pyrG gene encoding glutamine hydrolyzing CTP synthase: protein MMNNLKILVVTGGVISGIGKGVTSASIARLFKDNLRITPIKCDGYLNTDPGTINPVEHGEVFVLEDGGEVDMDFGHYERFLNLNSKSNWNITMGKIYKNILENERHGKYLGRTVQLIPHVTDEIRETIFNIAKEECSELLVIEIGGTVGDMENILFIETMRQIRYVIGNDNIAFVHLTYIPNPAGINEQKSKPTQQSVKTLNEAGIFPDLIIARSSQLLTKQIRQKIAMFCNVDASSIIDNTDVATIYEIPISFYKQGLHEILGSKLKINVKPKVDGLERLVGIIKKNLISPQKIINIAICGKYTELGDSYASIFESLTHVSANLDILVKVTVIDSLNFDERMLKGIDGIIVPGGFGGNGYAGKIRAIKYAREKDIPFLGICLGMQLAVVEFARNVCGILNADTEEILSEGDPACSSISPVIHLLPEQKELKDKGATMRLGGYPVLLKKDTLAFKLYGSEIIVERFRHRYEVNNDYLDLFSKHGLVMSGFSEDFQIVKIIEIPKNKFFVACQFHPELITRLESPSKLFLGLIKACL from the coding sequence ATGATGAATAATTTAAAAATTTTAGTAGTAACAGGTGGTGTGATTTCGGGAATAGGTAAAGGAGTTACATCTGCAAGTATCGCGCGTTTATTTAAGGATAATTTAAGGATCACGCCAATTAAATGTGATGGATATTTAAATACTGATCCTGGGACGATTAATCCTGTTGAGCATGGAGAAGTTTTTGTTCTTGAAGATGGTGGAGAAGTTGACATGGATTTTGGTCATTATGAGAGATTTTTAAATCTAAATTCTAAGTCTAATTGGAACATTACGATGGGTAAAATATATAAAAATATTCTTGAGAATGAGAGACATGGTAAATATTTGGGGAGAACTGTGCAACTTATTCCTCATGTTACTGATGAGATTAGGGAGACAATTTTTAATATTGCCAAAGAAGAGTGCAGTGAACTTTTAGTAATTGAGATTGGTGGTACTGTAGGGGATATGGAAAATATTTTGTTTATTGAAACAATGAGACAGATTAGATATGTGATTGGGAACGATAATATTGCTTTTGTGCACTTGACTTATATTCCAAATCCTGCTGGGATAAATGAGCAAAAATCTAAGCCTACTCAACAAAGTGTAAAGACTTTAAATGAAGCTGGGATTTTTCCAGATTTAATTATTGCGCGAAGTTCTCAACTCTTAACAAAGCAGATAAGACAAAAAATAGCGATGTTTTGTAATGTTGATGCTTCTTCTATTATTGATAATACTGATGTTGCAACTATTTATGAAATACCCATATCTTTCTATAAACAAGGCTTACACGAAATTTTGGGTTCAAAATTAAAAATTAATGTTAAGCCTAAGGTGGATGGGCTTGAGCGATTAGTAGGTATAATAAAGAAAAATCTTATCTCTCCTCAGAAGATTATTAATATTGCTATTTGTGGTAAATATACTGAGCTTGGTGATTCTTATGCCTCAATCTTTGAGTCTTTAACTCATGTTTCTGCTAATTTAGATATTTTAGTTAAGGTAACTGTAATTGATAGCCTTAATTTTGATGAAAGGATGTTAAAGGGTATAGATGGTATAATAGTACCTGGTGGATTTGGGGGTAATGGATATGCAGGTAAAATACGTGCGATTAAATATGCTCGTGAGAAGGATATTCCTTTTCTTGGTATTTGTCTTGGTATGCAACTTGCAGTAGTTGAGTTTGCGCGTAATGTTTGTGGGATACTTAATGCTGATACTGAAGAAATTTTGTCTGAAGGGGATCCTGCATGCAGTTCTATAAGTCCTGTTATTCATTTATTGCCTGAGCAAAAGGAACTTAAAGATAAAGGTGCTACAATGCGACTTGGAGGTTATCCTGTGCTCTTAAAGAAGGATACGCTTGCTTTTAAACTTTATGGGAGTGAGATAATAGTTGAGAGATTTAGACATAGATATGAAGTTAATAATGATTATCTTGATTTATTCAGTAAGCATGGGCTTGTTATGTCTGGATTTTCTGAAGATTTTCAAATAGTCAAGATAATAGAGATACCAAAGAATAAATTTTTTGTGGCGTGTCAATTTCATCCTGAGCTTATTACAAGATTAGAAAGCCCTTCTAAGCTTTTTTTAGGATTGATAAAAGCATGTCTTTGA
- a CDS encoding methyl-accepting chemotaxis protein has protein sequence MYKFSFFGKKKSDVSDSSKDESCNKIENNKDLNICEYLNPVKEVIKGFYHAKSSISNVLVRIEFLYNNLFASFENMDKLFGSLLEGANDARSQVNVIFEDIEKSNEEKLKRVSTVIVSVQGSLETINSFLGATNMISLNAKLEAARAKEYGKGFSVVADEIKRLSDQAKSVMSMISVKEIEKVSQDLVSKNIKELQLDIDKFFSNLVEELTSLENLFKHFVGQQNEFSTLIGELENVEANFSYLARNCDALSNGEAFMYSNDEFLKELEFSISEQMSWMSIVRSIVENQKSMAIQVDPMKHGFGLFYKGFTPKVSEVREVWEDVYSCYLNVHKLVVEIIKGIAKDGSGDVGLREAKNLFVQAEGLSDEVISKLESVKKMVVECENQGINVFA, from the coding sequence ATGTATAAATTTTCATTTTTTGGTAAGAAAAAATCCGATGTGTCTGACTCTTCTAAGGATGAGTCTTGTAACAAGATTGAAAATAATAAAGATTTAAATATTTGTGAATATTTAAATCCTGTTAAAGAAGTGATAAAGGGATTTTATCACGCTAAGTCTTCTATTAGTAATGTGTTGGTTCGTATTGAATTTTTATATAACAATTTATTTGCTAGTTTTGAGAATATGGACAAGCTTTTTGGGTCGCTTCTTGAGGGAGCAAATGATGCACGTAGTCAAGTTAATGTTATTTTTGAAGATATTGAGAAAAGTAATGAAGAAAAATTGAAAAGGGTTAGCACTGTTATTGTTAGTGTTCAAGGAAGTTTAGAGACTATCAATAGTTTTCTAGGTGCAACCAATATGATTTCTCTTAATGCTAAGCTTGAAGCAGCAAGAGCAAAAGAGTATGGAAAAGGGTTTTCTGTTGTTGCTGATGAGATTAAGCGACTCTCAGATCAGGCCAAAAGTGTTATGAGTATGATTTCTGTTAAGGAAATTGAAAAGGTTTCTCAGGATTTAGTTTCTAAAAATATTAAAGAACTTCAATTGGATATTGATAAATTTTTTTCAAACTTGGTTGAAGAGCTTACTTCTCTTGAAAATTTGTTCAAACATTTTGTTGGGCAGCAAAATGAATTTTCAACATTAATTGGTGAACTTGAAAATGTTGAAGCTAACTTTTCTTATTTAGCACGGAATTGTGATGCTTTGTCTAATGGTGAAGCTTTTATGTATTCTAATGATGAATTTTTAAAAGAATTGGAATTTAGCATTTCAGAACAGATGTCTTGGATGAGTATTGTAAGATCAATTGTTGAAAATCAAAAGAGCATGGCAATTCAAGTTGATCCTATGAAACATGGGTTTGGATTGTTTTATAAGGGATTTACTCCAAAGGTGTCTGAGGTTAGAGAAGTTTGGGAAGACGTTTATTCGTGTTATTTAAATGTTCATAAACTTGTTGTTGAGATAATAAAAGGCATTGCCAAAGATGGTTCTGGTGATGTCGGTTTAAGAGAAGCAAAGAATTTGTTTGTACAAGCTGAGGGTTTGTCGGATGAAGTTATCAGCAAACTTGAATCGGTAAAAAAAATGGTAGTTGAATGTGAAAATCAGGGTATTAATGTTTTTGCGTAA
- the dnaE gene encoding DNA polymerase III subunit alpha: MDLKVKFVHLHVHSDYSLLDGAAKITDIVAKAKRCNMSHIALTDHGNLFGAIKFYREAKGAGIKPIIGIEAYMSSTSKHIKKNDAFGKPYYHLILLAKNELGYKNLLKLTSVSYLEGFYYRPRIDKEDLERYSEGLICTSACIGGIIAQLILASRFDEAKNEILWFKSVFGDDFYLELQRHGIKQQDIVNEKLIAYSREFNVPLTVSNDSHYVNKGDAMAQDIIVCIGTGAKRSDPNRLKMETDEFYLKSQEEMYELFKDLPEALANTLKIAEKCDEFEIKFPGPIFPEYQAPSEFITLGQYLEHLTLEGLKFRYSDLTDRIKERAFYELSTIIKMGFEAYFLIVWDFIKFAHDNGIPVGPGRGSGAGSIVAYALRITDIDPLKYNLLFERFLNPERVSMPDFDIDFCFEGRDEVIKYVTKKYGEDKVAQIITFGTLKPKAVFKDVGRVLDIPFSESNELTKLIPDGPKVSLKEVFKDKSLKAYLNKGPIYNELMEAALVLEGMNRHVSTHAAGIVIARTALTDYVPLYKDYKQNTVSTQYTMDLLEDCGLVKMDFLGLKTLTLIKNAENLIRSTNPDFSISNISDSDAKTFKMLSEGRSASVFQFESEGMQQVLREAKPDSIEDLIALNALYRPGPMQFIPQFIAAKTGTKRIRYPHPDLKEVLKPTYGVIVYQEQVMEVARIIGGFSLGKADILRRAMGKKKEDEMNKMKVDFIKGAISKGYGEALANDIFELLKPFAGYGFNKSHAAAYSLIAYQTAYLKANYPENFMAANLTNEISNTEKLSYYIEEAKSMGISILKPDINQSFKEFSVVGFNISYGLNGIKNIGGLIVDLIINERQKNGKYRSFEDFIRRVDDKVVNKKFLEAAIKSGLFDSLGQNRKTLFENLDKLIDFVIKDKNDKKLGQNSLFGYLESQDTVHQSFSYHIFEEYSYSELLKFEKDLLGFYVSGHPLDPYKTKLERFTNFNILEDLAVKKNTIVKFAGSLTSIRVINTKKNNAKMAFGVIEDFKGAMDIVVFTASYEKYKHLLFAGYVIGVIGKLTLNKDKFAIMVEKVLNIEDISFNNLHIKFSNEGLTDPQLLYSLKDKIFTLEDNTGFSHVYFYLKNADKSLKLKMDFPLNFKPDEVKLNALRSHKIVEDIWFD; this comes from the coding sequence ATGGATTTAAAAGTTAAGTTTGTTCATTTGCATGTACATTCAGATTATTCTCTTTTAGATGGAGCTGCTAAGATTACAGATATTGTGGCAAAGGCAAAAAGATGCAATATGTCTCATATTGCATTAACAGATCATGGTAATCTTTTTGGTGCTATTAAATTTTATAGGGAAGCAAAAGGGGCAGGGATAAAACCCATAATTGGTATTGAAGCTTATATGTCAAGTACTTCAAAGCATATAAAGAAAAATGATGCCTTTGGAAAACCTTATTATCATTTGATTCTTCTTGCAAAGAATGAATTAGGCTATAAGAATTTATTGAAACTAACAAGTGTTTCTTATCTTGAGGGATTTTATTATCGTCCAAGAATAGATAAGGAGGATCTTGAAAGATATTCTGAGGGGCTTATTTGTACTTCGGCATGTATTGGTGGGATTATTGCTCAGTTAATTCTTGCAAGTAGATTTGATGAAGCAAAGAATGAGATTCTTTGGTTTAAGAGTGTTTTTGGTGATGATTTTTATCTTGAACTTCAACGTCATGGGATTAAACAACAAGACATAGTTAATGAGAAGTTAATAGCTTATTCTAGAGAGTTTAATGTTCCACTGACTGTATCTAATGATTCTCACTATGTGAATAAAGGAGATGCAATGGCTCAAGATATTATTGTTTGCATTGGAACGGGTGCTAAGAGAAGCGATCCTAATAGACTTAAAATGGAGACAGATGAGTTTTATCTTAAATCTCAAGAGGAAATGTATGAACTTTTTAAGGATTTGCCAGAGGCTTTAGCAAATACTCTAAAAATTGCTGAGAAATGTGATGAATTTGAAATTAAATTTCCAGGTCCTATTTTCCCTGAATATCAGGCGCCTAGTGAGTTTATTACTCTTGGTCAATATTTAGAGCATTTAACTCTTGAGGGTTTAAAGTTTAGGTATTCGGATTTAACTGATCGTATTAAGGAGCGTGCTTTTTATGAGCTCTCAACAATCATTAAGATGGGATTTGAGGCGTATTTTTTAATTGTTTGGGATTTTATTAAATTTGCACATGATAACGGTATTCCCGTTGGTCCTGGGCGTGGTTCTGGCGCTGGTTCTATTGTTGCATATGCTCTTAGAATTACTGATATTGATCCTTTGAAATATAATTTGCTTTTTGAGAGATTTTTAAATCCTGAGCGTGTGTCTATGCCTGATTTTGACATTGATTTTTGTTTTGAGGGTAGAGATGAAGTTATCAAGTATGTTACAAAGAAATATGGTGAGGATAAGGTTGCACAGATAATTACTTTTGGGACTTTAAAGCCCAAGGCTGTCTTTAAAGATGTGGGTAGAGTTTTAGATATTCCTTTTTCAGAATCTAATGAACTGACTAAGCTTATTCCCGATGGTCCAAAGGTTTCTTTAAAAGAAGTTTTTAAGGATAAGTCTTTAAAGGCTTATTTAAATAAGGGACCTATTTATAATGAATTGATGGAAGCGGCTCTTGTTCTTGAAGGCATGAATAGACATGTCTCAACTCATGCGGCAGGTATTGTGATTGCTAGAACTGCTTTGACAGATTATGTTCCACTTTATAAGGATTATAAGCAAAACACGGTTTCTACACAGTATACCATGGACTTATTGGAAGATTGTGGTCTTGTAAAAATGGATTTCCTTGGTCTTAAGACATTGACTTTAATAAAGAATGCAGAAAATTTGATTAGAAGTACAAATCCTGATTTTAGTATTTCTAATATTTCTGATAGTGATGCTAAGACTTTTAAGATGCTTTCTGAAGGACGTAGTGCTTCTGTTTTTCAATTTGAATCTGAAGGTATGCAACAAGTTTTAAGGGAGGCAAAACCTGACAGTATTGAAGATTTGATTGCTTTAAATGCACTCTATCGTCCAGGTCCTATGCAATTTATACCCCAATTTATTGCAGCTAAGACAGGAACTAAGCGTATTAGATATCCTCATCCAGATTTAAAAGAAGTTTTAAAGCCAACTTATGGCGTTATTGTTTATCAAGAACAGGTGATGGAAGTTGCAAGGATTATTGGTGGTTTTTCTCTTGGGAAAGCAGATATATTAAGACGTGCTATGGGTAAGAAAAAAGAAGACGAAATGAATAAAATGAAAGTCGACTTTATAAAAGGTGCTATTAGTAAAGGTTATGGTGAAGCGCTTGCAAATGATATATTTGAGCTTTTAAAGCCCTTTGCTGGTTATGGATTTAATAAATCGCATGCAGCTGCGTATTCTTTAATAGCTTATCAAACAGCGTATCTTAAGGCCAATTATCCTGAGAATTTTATGGCCGCCAATTTAACGAATGAGATTAGTAATACGGAAAAGTTATCTTATTATATTGAAGAAGCAAAATCGATGGGAATCAGTATTTTAAAACCTGATATAAATCAATCTTTTAAAGAGTTTAGTGTAGTGGGCTTTAATATTTCTTATGGTCTTAATGGTATTAAGAATATTGGAGGTTTAATAGTTGATCTTATAATTAATGAGAGACAGAAAAATGGAAAATATAGATCCTTTGAAGACTTTATTAGAAGAGTAGATGACAAAGTTGTTAACAAAAAATTTTTGGAGGCTGCAATTAAGTCTGGACTTTTTGACAGCCTTGGTCAAAATAGAAAAACACTTTTTGAAAATCTTGATAAGTTAATAGATTTTGTAATCAAAGATAAGAATGATAAAAAACTTGGTCAGAATAGTTTGTTTGGTTATCTTGAGTCTCAAGATACTGTTCATCAAAGTTTTAGTTATCATATATTTGAGGAATATTCTTATTCTGAACTTTTAAAATTTGAGAAGGACCTTTTAGGTTTTTATGTATCTGGGCATCCTCTTGATCCTTATAAAACCAAATTGGAACGCTTTACAAACTTTAATATTTTAGAGGATCTTGCTGTTAAGAAGAATACTATTGTTAAATTTGCTGGTAGTTTAACTTCAATAAGAGTTATTAATACTAAGAAAAATAATGCTAAGATGGCCTTTGGAGTAATTGAAGATTTTAAAGGTGCTATGGACATTGTAGTTTTTACTGCAAGTTATGAAAAATATAAGCATTTATTGTTTGCTGGTTATGTTATTGGTGTGATAGGTAAGCTTACATTAAATAAAGATAAGTTTGCAATAATGGTTGAAAAAGTTTTAAATATTGAAGACATTTCTTTTAATAATCTTCATATTAAGTTTTCTAATGAAGGATTAACTGATCCTCAGCTTCTTTATTCCTTAAAGGATAAAATTTTTACTCTTGAAGATAATACTGGTTTTTCACATGTTTATTTTTATTTGAAAAATGCTGATAAAAGTTTAAAACTTAAGATGGATTTTCCCTTAAATTTTAAGCCTGATGAGGTTAAACTTAATGCATTGAGATCTCATAAAATAGTAGAGGATATTTGGTTTGATTAG
- a CDS encoding YggT family protein, with amino-acid sequence MIIETLIVLLNIYRILILIRIFLSWLVSSGINTSAFFRFIYNSTEPFLSIFRKVRFFRLGIYDFSPIAALITLTIIEKMLSYGDYKLSTFVILFIIEIWGILRSVFFALIFFFVLRLVFLFLHLFDDTDFMRSVDLFLMPLSFKIKSIVTDKNMSYVINLIVAGALLLAFIIICEQAIWAISILGFYLPF; translated from the coding sequence GTGATAATAGAGACTTTAATTGTACTGTTAAACATTTATAGAATTTTAATTTTGATTAGAATTTTTCTTAGCTGGCTTGTATCTTCAGGAATTAATACTAGTGCATTTTTTAGATTTATATATAATTCAACAGAGCCATTTTTATCTATTTTTAGAAAGGTCCGATTTTTTAGACTTGGCATATATGATTTTTCACCAATTGCAGCATTAATTACTCTTACAATAATTGAGAAAATGTTATCTTATGGTGATTATAAGCTCTCTACCTTTGTTATATTGTTTATTATTGAGATTTGGGGGATATTGAGAAGTGTGTTTTTTGCTCTTATTTTTTTCTTTGTTTTGAGATTAGTATTTTTGTTTTTACATCTATTTGATGATACTGATTTTATGAGAAGTGTTGATTTATTTTTAATGCCCTTGTCTTTTAAGATAAAAAGTATAGTTACTGATAAAAATATGTCTTATGTTATTAATTTAATTGTTGCAGGCGCATTGTTATTGGCATTTATAATCATTTGTGAGCAAGCTATATGGGCTATTAGTATTCTAGGTTTTTATTTACCCTTTTAG